A stretch of DNA from Cyanobacteriota bacterium:
CTCAGGATGCAATTGTAGCGTTGGCTAAGCAGTGTGAAGGTTTTGATGGGGATGGTATTACAGTATACATCAATCCAGCGAGTTCGGGAAACTCCGAGCTATTTCAACGGTACGACCATTTGCGCAGCCATGAACTCGATCAGGTCTTTGCCGAAAACATTCCGCTGGATAGCTTGAACTTAAACACTGTATTGCAGATGGCTCTTGATGATTACTTTGAGCGTAAGACTGCTAAGCGAACTAAAGTAAATGGAGAAATTGTGTTAGTGGTTACCGATGGTGAACCTCAAGATCGGCGAGCGATCGTGAAGACGATCGTTAATGCTACTCAGCGTATGGATGTTGATGAAGAACTGGGAATTGGGTTCATTCAAATCGGAGATGACGCGCTTGCCAGAGGATTTTTGACAGTTCTCGATGATGACCTGCGGGTGGCTGGTGCCAAGTTTGATATTGTGCATACACGACTGTTAAGTGACATTGAATCCAGTTCGCTAGCAGCATTTCTAGTAGAAACCATTACCGATTGAAATCAGCAAACCTAAAACAAGGAATACACTCACAATGGCCAGAGGTGACCAAATCTATACCCTACGTGATTTTATGAATATGGAGGGCTTGTATGAACACCACGGTATTGATTGTGGAGATGGTACTGTAATCCACTATCGCAAGGGCACAGAGACGGTTACCCGAACATCGCTAGAGGAGTTTACAGATGGTCGGCCAATATATGTCAAGACCTATAAAGTTTCCTACATTCCAGACGTAACCGTGCGTCGGGCAGAGAGTCGTCTAGGAGAACAGGAATATAATTTGTTAACGAATAACTGCGAACATTTTGCCACGTGGTGTAAGACTGGTGTTAGTCGCAGTGCGCAAGTAGAGAACTTTGTGTCTAGGTTACCTAATTTTAATATCGATGAGTTGGGAAGTGCAGTCTTCACGGCTCTCCAGAAAGAGAAAGATACAACCTTGCCAACAGCCTTGCAGGAAGCGCTAACAACGATTAAGACAGCTTGGGATGACTTGCTCCCCAAATATGACCTTGCCCGTCATGATTATGACGCTTGGAGCGCGGTAGCAATGCAAGCACTGCAAAAGGGTAGAGATGATTTGGCTAGGGCAGCCATTCAGAAGAAGTTGGCTGCGAAAAAGCTAGCCACAGAGTTTAAGGCTCAGCTTGATCAGTTGGCTAAGATGACCGAGAACCTAACTCGCCAAAGTCGCGATTTCAACATCAAGCTATGACGATCGTCCTCACCAATGATGACGGTATTGATGCCCTTGGACTGGCTGCACTCTTCCAAGCAGTGAAGATGGTGGCTCCATCAATGGGCTTTATGACACTTGGTCAGCACTCATCAACCATCATCACAGTTGCGCCCGTGGAAGAGATGTCTGGCTGTGGACACCAAGTAACAACTCGCCAGCCGATTGCAGTGCATCGGCGATCGGACGTTGCCTATGCGATTGGGGGCACACCGGCTGACTGTACTCGCCTTGCCCTCAGTCATCTTTGCCCCGATGTCAAACTTGTAATTGCTGGCATTAATGCTGGTGGCAATCTGGGGGCTGATATTTACATCTCTGGAACCATAGCGGCTGTCAGAGAAGCTGCCCTGCACCAAATTCCTGCTATTGCAATTTCCCACTATCGCCAAGGCAGACGGGAAATTGACTGGGAACTAGCGACCCGCCTTACCCAGCATGTCCTTACCCAATTACTAGCGCGACCACTGTCCCCTAAAACCTTTTGGAATGTGAATTTGCCCCATTTACAGCCAGGGGATCCTATGCCTGCGATCGTAGACTGTCCCCTCTGTCGGCAACCATTGCCTGTGAGCTATTACCAGGATGAGCAAGGCTTTCACTACAATGGCAAGTATGGCGATCGGCAGCGCGATCCTGGTGCGGATGTTGAAGTCTGCTTATCGGGACAAATCTCTGTTACTCAACTTTGTATCTAGCCCCTTAATCCAGGGCAAAGCCCTGCGAGCGAACGGATAGCAAACAGATAGGAACTGAGCCTTCCATAAGCGCCCTGACGGCCTTATGGGCAAAATTGAGCCAACCAGTGCTGATAATGCTTGGAAAGCAGATTGGAAAGCAGACCGTAAACCTGACCAGTAGATATTGAGACAGTTGAGGTTATTGACCACTGCTGA
This window harbors:
- a CDS encoding lecithin retinol acyltransferase family protein, translated to MARGDQIYTLRDFMNMEGLYEHHGIDCGDGTVIHYRKGTETVTRTSLEEFTDGRPIYVKTYKVSYIPDVTVRRAESRLGEQEYNLLTNNCEHFATWCKTGVSRSAQVENFVSRLPNFNIDELGSAVFTALQKEKDTTLPTALQEALTTIKTAWDDLLPKYDLARHDYDAWSAVAMQALQKGRDDLARAAIQKKLAAKKLATEFKAQLDQLAKMTENLTRQSRDFNIKL
- the surE gene encoding 5'/3'-nucleotidase SurE is translated as MTIVLTNDDGIDALGLAALFQAVKMVAPSMGFMTLGQHSSTIITVAPVEEMSGCGHQVTTRQPIAVHRRSDVAYAIGGTPADCTRLALSHLCPDVKLVIAGINAGGNLGADIYISGTIAAVREAALHQIPAIAISHYRQGRREIDWELATRLTQHVLTQLLARPLSPKTFWNVNLPHLQPGDPMPAIVDCPLCRQPLPVSYYQDEQGFHYNGKYGDRQRDPGADVEVCLSGQISVTQLCI